In Pseudomonadota bacterium, the following proteins share a genomic window:
- a CDS encoding F0F1 ATP synthase subunit delta — protein sequence MAEVITLARPYAQALFSLAKETTTLNDWSNDLDFLKSVANDDDFRALIGAPDIKLDDIENLFLTVCADQVSAEACNFIQLLVRNGRLSVLGDVVRQYRALKAEDEGVVSAIIQSAFELDEVQVQKIVDIFSKKLDKRISPSVTIDPNLIGGVKVYVGDKVWDASVRGRLQHMAATLTN from the coding sequence ATGGCTGAAGTAATCACATTGGCTCGACCTTATGCTCAGGCGCTGTTTTCGCTAGCTAAAGAGACAACTACCCTAAATGATTGGTCGAACGATTTAGATTTTCTTAAAAGTGTTGCTAACGATGATGATTTCCGGGCGCTAATTGGAGCTCCGGATATCAAACTAGACGATATTGAAAATCTTTTTCTGACTGTTTGCGCTGACCAAGTGTCTGCAGAAGCGTGCAATTTTATACAACTGCTCGTCAGAAATGGCCGGCTGTCGGTGCTCGGCGATGTAGTGAGGCAATATAGGGCACTGAAAGCAGAAGACGAAGGCGTTGTGAGCGCAATTATTCAGTCCGCATTCGAGTTGGATGAAGTACAAGTACAAAAAATAGTGGATATTTTTTCGAAAAAACTCGACAAAAGAATTAGTCCATCGGTCACCATTGACCCCAACTTAATTGGGGGGGTCAAGGTCTATGTTGGTGACAAGGTGTGGGATGCGTCCGTTAGAGGCCGCCTTCAGCACATGGCGGCCACTTTAACGAATTAA
- the atpD gene encoding F0F1 ATP synthase subunit beta yields MSQATGRIVQCIGAVVDIEFPREAMPKVYDALKLSGEASGGLVEDGLTLEVEQQLGDGIVRCIALGATDGLRRGMKVDATGAPISVPVGVGTLGRIMDVLGRPIDEAGPIESDELRPIHAAAPKFADLSPSVDLLETGIKVIDLICPFAKGGKIGLFGGAGVGKTVNMMELINNIAKQHAGLSVFAGVGERTREGNDFYHEMKESNVLDKVGMVFGQMNEPPGNRLRVALTGLTMAEKFRDEGRDILFFVDNIYRYTLAGTEVSALLGRMPSAVGYQPTLADEMGKLQERIVSTKVGSITSIQAVYVPADDLTDPSPATTFGHLDATVVLSRDIASLGIYPAVDPLDSTSRQVDPNVIGEEHYATTRAVQVTLQRYKELRDIIAILGMDELAPEDKLAVSRARKIQRFLSQPFHVAEVFTGSPGKFVSLKDTIRGFKMIVSGECDELPEQAFYMVGGIEEAFEKAKTLH; encoded by the coding sequence ATGTCACAAGCAACCGGAAGAATTGTGCAATGTATCGGAGCGGTCGTCGATATTGAATTCCCTCGAGAGGCGATGCCAAAAGTCTACGACGCACTTAAATTATCAGGAGAGGCTTCAGGTGGCCTAGTGGAAGATGGCCTCACATTAGAGGTGGAACAGCAGCTCGGCGATGGGATTGTTCGCTGTATTGCTTTAGGCGCAACGGACGGATTACGTCGAGGAATGAAAGTTGATGCAACGGGCGCTCCGATCTCAGTCCCTGTCGGAGTGGGCACGCTTGGTCGTATCATGGACGTTTTGGGGCGGCCGATCGACGAGGCAGGCCCCATCGAGTCAGACGAGCTCCGCCCCATTCATGCAGCAGCCCCTAAGTTTGCAGATTTATCACCATCGGTGGACCTCCTCGAGACAGGTATTAAGGTTATCGATTTGATCTGCCCGTTTGCTAAGGGTGGGAAAATTGGTCTGTTTGGCGGTGCTGGCGTGGGTAAGACCGTGAATATGATGGAGTTAATTAATAATATCGCGAAGCAGCACGCGGGATTATCTGTTTTTGCCGGCGTTGGGGAGAGAACTCGTGAGGGAAATGACTTCTACCATGAAATGAAAGAATCTAACGTTCTTGACAAAGTTGGGATGGTGTTTGGACAGATGAATGAGCCCCCAGGAAACCGACTACGTGTTGCGTTAACAGGGCTGACCATGGCTGAAAAATTCCGAGATGAAGGCAGAGATATTTTGTTCTTCGTTGATAACATTTACCGTTATACCTTAGCCGGAACAGAAGTATCAGCACTCTTAGGCCGCATGCCTTCTGCTGTAGGCTATCAACCGACACTTGCTGATGAGATGGGTAAATTACAAGAACGAATCGTTTCTACTAAGGTAGGTTCGATTACTTCCATTCAGGCTGTGTATGTGCCTGCTGATGATTTGACCGACCCCTCCCCCGCTACGACATTCGGACACTTGGATGCAACCGTTGTGTTGAGTCGAGATATTGCGTCACTTGGCATTTATCCTGCGGTTGATCCGCTTGATTCCACTTCTAGACAGGTTGACCCGAACGTGATTGGTGAGGAGCATTACGCAACAACACGAGCGGTCCAAGTCACCTTGCAACGCTATAAAGAGTTGAGAGACATTATTGCAATTCTCGGTATGGACGAATTAGCGCCTGAGGATAAGCTCGCCGTGTCTCGAGCGCGTAAAATTCAACGTTTCTTGTCACAACCGTTCCACGTTGCTGAGGTATTCACTGGTTCCCCCGGGAAATTCGTTTCTCTTAAAGATACGATTCGAGGGTTTAAGATGATTGTCAGCGGTGAATGTGACGAGTTGCCAGAACAGGCTTTCTATATGGTGGGTGGTATCGAAGAGGCTTTTGAAAAAGCGAAGACACTACATTAG
- a CDS encoding ABC transporter ATP-binding protein, with protein sequence MRQTVLKTKELTVSFGGLKALNGLDFELCEGEFLGLIGPNGSGKTTFFNALTGIYRPTAGSVFLHDKDITGAPPNKIYAYGITRTFQRLRLATSLSVLDNLIIGNQRNLHLGLWRNIFNRKYFKGQLQEQIQIGEKLLSRFSRDLAVHLFKPVSSLSMIDRRRVEICRALISEPKILLLDEPSAGMTPDETRALMDELQDWRRQYPALSIILIEHEMELINKVSDRCVVLNYGEKIAEGHYSEVSNEPGVRAAYLGED encoded by the coding sequence ATGAGGCAGACGGTATTGAAAACGAAGGAGTTAACTGTAAGTTTTGGCGGCCTTAAGGCACTAAATGGATTGGATTTCGAGTTATGTGAAGGTGAATTTTTGGGCCTCATCGGCCCTAATGGCTCGGGCAAAACGACTTTTTTTAATGCGTTAACGGGAATTTATAGGCCCACTGCTGGATCGGTTTTTTTACACGATAAGGATATTACAGGAGCGCCACCGAATAAGATTTATGCGTACGGCATAACGCGTACATTTCAACGCTTGAGACTTGCTACGTCTTTGTCCGTCCTCGACAACCTTATTATTGGCAATCAGAGAAATTTACATTTAGGACTTTGGCGCAATATTTTTAATCGGAAGTATTTTAAGGGCCAACTACAAGAACAAATCCAGATAGGGGAGAAATTGTTGAGTCGTTTCAGTCGCGACCTAGCAGTGCATTTATTTAAACCAGTGTCCTCACTGTCGATGATAGATCGTCGACGTGTTGAGATCTGCAGAGCCTTGATCAGCGAACCTAAGATTTTGCTGTTGGACGAGCCTTCTGCTGGGATGACGCCTGATGAGACTCGAGCATTAATGGATGAGTTGCAAGATTGGAGAAGACAATACCCGGCGTTATCTATTATTTTGATTGAGCATGAAATGGAGTTGATTAATAAGGTATCGGATCGGTGTGTGGTCCTTAATTATGGAGAAAAGATTGCAGAGGGGCATTACTCAGAGGTTTCTAATGAGCCAGGCGTGCGAGCGGCCTACTTAGGCGAGGACTAA
- a CDS encoding branched-chain amino acid ABC transporter substrate-binding protein — protein MINTQRLLRFWILSILCLFLSGCGEDSEIVKITFIGPLTGGVSASGLGGRNSADLAISLRNQSPDTKYRYELVSLDDECKPNIGIQVATKAAANKDIVAGVTHYCSAVAMGTVDIYHKFGLPVVVWGAVLPDITYGNDYPEIHRVNGTMIDQNSVAVEFMRAQDFSTWAVIHDTTDYGKGHFKYFESALSKNGGTILATFGVNPDQQDFTAELTKIKALNPEVIYFGGLGPTGVRIRAQMDKLGMTQVFQGTSGIISDAFIDGVGNLAEGVLAFREGAPTEKLPGGKMFMEAYEARSFNEPAEAYGAFAFAATNLIIDVIEQVGPDRKLIRDRLNVTQAHESIVGPVTFDSYGQNMIAVITKYVIQDGAWVVWEDSEYASGKRFLK, from the coding sequence ATGATCAACACACAACGTTTATTGCGTTTTTGGATTTTGTCTATTTTGTGTTTATTCCTCTCTGGTTGTGGCGAGGATTCTGAGATTGTAAAAATTACGTTTATCGGCCCATTGACCGGAGGTGTTTCCGCCAGTGGATTAGGAGGCAGAAATTCTGCGGATTTGGCAATTAGCCTACGCAATCAATCGCCCGATACAAAATATAGATACGAGCTTGTCTCTTTAGATGACGAATGTAAGCCAAACATAGGCATTCAGGTGGCGACAAAAGCGGCCGCAAATAAAGATATTGTCGCTGGCGTAACTCATTATTGCTCTGCGGTCGCAATGGGTACGGTTGATATATATCACAAGTTTGGTTTGCCGGTCGTCGTCTGGGGCGCTGTGCTGCCAGACATCACGTACGGCAATGATTATCCAGAAATACACCGTGTGAATGGCACGATGATTGATCAAAATTCCGTTGCGGTGGAATTTATGAGAGCACAAGATTTTTCCACATGGGCAGTTATTCATGACACTACTGATTATGGAAAAGGGCACTTTAAATACTTCGAAAGCGCTTTAAGCAAAAATGGTGGAACGATTTTAGCTACTTTTGGGGTGAACCCCGATCAACAGGACTTCACGGCGGAATTGACCAAAATTAAAGCATTAAATCCCGAGGTAATTTATTTCGGAGGGCTTGGGCCTACGGGTGTTCGTATTCGAGCGCAGATGGATAAGTTGGGTATGACGCAGGTTTTTCAAGGTACGTCTGGAATCATATCGGATGCCTTTATTGATGGCGTTGGAAATTTGGCTGAGGGGGTACTCGCATTTAGAGAGGGGGCGCCTACGGAAAAATTACCTGGTGGGAAAATGTTCATGGAAGCATATGAAGCAAGGAGCTTCAATGAGCCTGCTGAAGCTTACGGCGCATTTGCATTCGCCGCGACCAACCTCATTATTGATGTAATCGAGCAGGTTGGCCCGGATCGAAAGTTAATACGGGATAGGTTGAATGTAACCCAAGCACATGAATCGATCGTTGGCCCTGTTACGTTTGATAGTTATGGCCAGAACATGATTGCAGTGATTACCAAATATGTGATTCAAGATGGCGCTTGGGTGGTATGGGAAGACAGTGAGTATGCGTCGGGCAAGCGTTTTCTAAAGTAG
- a CDS encoding F0F1 ATP synthase subunit B, giving the protein MNINATLLGQALWFALFIWLTMKYVWPPLQKAMQDRQKQIADGLAAGEKGRQELAAAAEKVSQELQKTKERAMEIISQAERRSGELVEEAKNQAKVEGERIVSAAKSEIEQEVNRAKEQLRAQVASLAIAGAEQILQKEINATAHGDMLKRLESELG; this is encoded by the coding sequence GTGAATATTAATGCAACACTTTTAGGCCAAGCTCTATGGTTTGCTTTGTTTATATGGCTAACCATGAAGTATGTTTGGCCACCTCTTCAAAAAGCGATGCAGGATCGTCAAAAGCAGATTGCGGATGGTTTAGCGGCTGGTGAAAAGGGCAGGCAAGAGTTAGCAGCGGCAGCTGAAAAGGTTAGTCAAGAGCTACAGAAGACTAAAGAGCGGGCGATGGAGATTATCTCCCAAGCTGAAAGGCGATCAGGCGAGCTTGTAGAGGAAGCAAAGAATCAAGCGAAAGTTGAGGGTGAACGTATTGTAAGCGCGGCTAAGTCTGAAATTGAGCAAGAGGTTAATCGAGCGAAAGAACAGCTGCGCGCGCAAGTGGCTTCGTTAGCCATAGCTGGCGCAGAGCAAATTTTGCAAAAAGAAATCAACGCGACCGCACATGGCGACATGCTAAAGCGTTTAGAGTCGGAGCTCGGTTAG
- the atpE gene encoding F0F1 ATP synthase subunit C, which yields MELASVLGMTAIAVALLIGMGALGTAIGFGILGGRFLEGAARQPEMIPTLQVKMFIVAGLLDAVTMIGVGIALYLLFANPFIAIVAG from the coding sequence ATGGAACTCGCATCCGTGCTCGGCATGACAGCAATAGCGGTAGCTTTGCTAATTGGTATGGGGGCCCTAGGGACCGCCATTGGTTTTGGTATTCTTGGTGGCCGTTTTCTTGAAGGTGCGGCACGACAGCCTGAAATGATACCCACACTCCAGGTGAAAATGTTTATCGTTGCCGGCTTGCTCGACGCGGTGACTATGATTGGTGTCGGTATTGCTCTTTATTTATTGTTCGCAAATCCATTCATCGCGATTGTTGCTGGTTAA
- a CDS encoding branched-chain amino acid ABC transporter permease has translation MDLGFFAQYFVNGLVQGITYALVAVGFTLFFGVLDVIKFSHGDVLMLGAFTALALFLGLDQLASPAWLSLIIMLCIGTLLMGLLGALLCKLLVLPLKGSPPLNTLLITLMFGSVIRESVRLFFPNGSNPKPFPALLPEASVNLGNLNLRLDSVILIFTGALAIVITHLIIQKTRIGLAIRAVAQDEETARLMGIDFKKIALVTFALGSGLAALSGISTGLYYQEINFNMGLMLGVIGFSAAVVGGLGSIYGAIVGGLLFAFLQTVGAIWFSVPAYKDVFAFAAIIILMAWRPTGLLADRSAERV, from the coding sequence ATGGACCTAGGATTTTTTGCACAATATTTCGTTAATGGACTTGTGCAGGGAATAACCTACGCGTTGGTAGCGGTTGGGTTTACTTTGTTTTTTGGTGTTTTGGACGTTATCAAGTTTTCTCATGGAGATGTTTTAATGCTTGGCGCATTTACTGCGCTGGCATTGTTTTTAGGCCTGGATCAGCTGGCATCGCCAGCGTGGCTGTCGTTAATCATCATGTTGTGTATCGGGACGCTTTTGATGGGGTTGCTTGGGGCTCTGTTGTGTAAGCTTTTGGTTTTGCCGCTTAAGGGATCTCCGCCTTTAAACACATTGCTGATAACGCTGATGTTTGGATCGGTTATTCGAGAGTCTGTCCGGTTATTTTTTCCTAATGGGTCGAACCCTAAGCCCTTTCCAGCCTTATTACCGGAGGCATCTGTTAATTTGGGGAATCTTAATTTGCGTTTGGACAGCGTAATATTGATTTTTACTGGCGCGCTTGCCATTGTTATTACGCATCTGATTATTCAAAAAACGCGGATAGGCTTGGCTATAAGAGCCGTAGCACAGGACGAAGAAACAGCGCGACTTATGGGTATTGATTTTAAAAAGATCGCACTGGTTACCTTTGCTCTTGGTTCAGGTCTGGCGGCGCTATCCGGAATCAGTACTGGACTTTACTATCAGGAGATTAACTTTAATATGGGCCTCATGTTGGGGGTTATAGGTTTTAGCGCTGCCGTGGTTGGTGGGTTGGGAAGTATTTATGGAGCAATTGTCGGTGGGTTGCTGTTCGCGTTTCTGCAAACAGTAGGCGCGATATGGTTTAGTGTGCCAGCCTATAAAGATGTATTTGCATTTGCAGCCATCATTATTTTGATGGCTTGGCGACCAACTGGGTTGTTGGCAGACCGCTCCGCGGAACGCGTGTAG
- a CDS encoding branched-chain amino acid ABC transporter permease produces MLYGFLYLEHEWEIGLLLVTAPLGVFFLKRANVLIYYQQATREMPRLAWISFVLGVVVLIMLLRHDDFALLMLTTVLLYATVSLGLTIQFGFAGVVNFAAIAFFGIGAYSMAILNEHFLFLPDLLIIFFGGVISALLGALLILPILRTRGHYAALITIAFGILFRTFLEVNDVLGGPQGLRVGGLEIFGWDFGNSFPTEMGGGSFYVAYAIVALVLVAIVYLLTRLIEASWLGLNMDSVRLDEVASASFGINGPRWKIAAFMLGNCFAGFAGAIYAAMYGFIAPASFNFSDSLLLVSIVLLGGIGNPVAVIPAAFLIVVLPEKFQVIEEYRLLLFGIVVILILRFRPSGLMPRGLRKYFAGRFG; encoded by the coding sequence GTGCTTTATGGATTTCTCTATCTTGAGCACGAATGGGAAATTGGCCTGCTCCTCGTAACAGCGCCTTTAGGCGTGTTTTTTTTGAAGCGGGCTAATGTGTTGATTTATTATCAACAAGCGACTCGTGAAATGCCGAGGCTTGCTTGGATTAGTTTTGTTCTCGGTGTCGTGGTGTTAATCATGTTATTACGACATGACGATTTTGCGTTATTAATGCTCACGACTGTTTTGCTCTACGCTACTGTCAGTTTAGGGTTAACCATCCAGTTTGGATTTGCAGGAGTAGTTAATTTTGCGGCGATAGCGTTTTTTGGTATTGGGGCTTATTCCATGGCCATCTTGAATGAACACTTTTTATTTCTTCCGGATTTGCTGATTATTTTCTTCGGCGGCGTCATATCGGCCTTACTCGGAGCATTGCTGATCTTGCCGATACTCAGGACTCGTGGCCACTACGCAGCCTTGATCACTATAGCTTTTGGGATTCTTTTTCGGACATTTCTCGAGGTGAATGATGTGCTCGGAGGCCCTCAGGGGCTTAGGGTAGGAGGCTTGGAAATTTTCGGTTGGGATTTTGGTAATAGTTTTCCAACCGAGATGGGTGGAGGATCGTTCTACGTGGCGTATGCGATTGTGGCGCTTGTATTGGTTGCGATAGTTTACCTACTAACGCGGTTAATTGAGGCATCCTGGCTAGGGTTAAACATGGATTCGGTTCGTTTAGATGAAGTTGCTTCTGCCTCTTTTGGTATCAATGGCCCTCGCTGGAAAATCGCAGCCTTTATGCTCGGCAATTGTTTTGCGGGATTTGCGGGCGCCATATATGCCGCCATGTATGGGTTTATTGCACCAGCAAGCTTTAATTTTTCCGATTCTTTATTGCTCGTGTCGATAGTGCTTCTTGGAGGCATCGGCAATCCGGTAGCGGTTATTCCAGCCGCATTTTTGATTGTAGTCTTACCAGAAAAATTCCAAGTGATAGAAGAATATAGACTGTTGTTATTCGGAATCGTTGTGATCTTAATACTTCGTTTTAGGCCGAGCGGGTTGATGCCCAGAGGTCTCCGTAAATATTTTGCGGGGAGATTCGGATGA
- a CDS encoding F0F1 ATP synthase subunit epsilon, whose protein sequence is MVSTIQVEVVSAEESVFSGEATFVVVPGELGDLGIYPKHTPLITRIKAGSVRIQSAGSNQEIAIFVAGGILEVQPGSVTVLADTAIRSNDLDEARAQEAQKRAEEALRSATDKQEIATVEAELAMLGAQLAEIRKLRKH, encoded by the coding sequence ATGGTAAGTACCATTCAAGTTGAAGTTGTTAGCGCTGAAGAGTCAGTTTTCTCAGGTGAGGCAACTTTTGTTGTGGTTCCGGGAGAGCTTGGGGACTTAGGCATTTATCCGAAACATACTCCGCTTATTACGCGAATTAAGGCTGGATCGGTTCGTATTCAATCTGCTGGATCCAATCAAGAAATAGCTATTTTTGTTGCCGGTGGAATTTTGGAGGTACAGCCAGGATCTGTAACGGTACTGGCGGATACCGCTATTCGCAGCAATGACCTGGATGAGGCTCGAGCGCAGGAAGCGCAAAAGCGGGCGGAAGAGGCCCTTAGATCCGCAACGGACAAGCAAGAGATCGCGACAGTCGAAGCAGAGTTAGCTATGTTGGGCGCACAGCTAGCTGAAATTCGAAAGTTAAGAAAGCATTAA
- the atpA gene encoding F0F1 ATP synthase subunit alpha, giving the protein MQLNPSEISELIKDKIRNLASGTEATTQGTVVSVTDGICRVHGLSDAMQGEMLEFPGNTFGLALNLERDSVGAVVLGEYTHITEGDTVKCTGKILEVPVGPELLGRVVDALGQPIDGKGPINAKATDVIEKVAPGVIWRQSVDVPVQTGLKAIDAMVPVGRGQRELIIGDRQTGKTAVAIDTIINQKGKSLFCVYVAIGQKASTVANVVRKLEEHGAMEYTIVVAATASESAAMQYIAPYSGCTMGEYFRDRGQDALIVYDDLTKQAWAYRQISLLLRRPPGREAYPGDVFYLHSRLLERAARVSTKWVERHTNGEVKGKTGSLTALPIIETQAGDVSAFVPTNVISITDGQIFLETDLFNAGIRPAINAGVSVSRVGGAAQTKIMKRKDTGGGVRLALAQYRELAAFAQFASDLDEATRRQLERGQMVTELMKQPQYQPMQVWEMAVTLFAANNDVFDDIDVGKALAAEKSMRDFLKSKNAALIARIDESKNLTKEDEEALKSAIQDWKASGTY; this is encoded by the coding sequence ATGCAGTTGAATCCATCAGAGATTAGCGAGCTGATTAAGGACAAGATTCGAAATCTTGCATCAGGAACCGAAGCGACAACACAGGGCACGGTCGTTTCGGTAACTGATGGAATATGTCGAGTGCATGGCCTTTCGGATGCAATGCAGGGCGAAATGCTGGAGTTTCCTGGAAATACGTTTGGTTTAGCGTTGAACCTTGAACGCGATTCGGTTGGAGCTGTAGTGTTGGGCGAGTACACGCATATTACGGAGGGTGATACCGTTAAATGTACCGGTAAGATTCTTGAGGTGCCTGTTGGCCCTGAACTGCTGGGTCGCGTTGTGGATGCGTTGGGTCAGCCAATTGACGGTAAAGGTCCAATCAATGCTAAGGCAACAGATGTTATTGAAAAAGTTGCTCCTGGGGTTATTTGGCGACAATCGGTTGATGTGCCGGTTCAAACCGGCTTGAAGGCGATTGATGCTATGGTCCCTGTGGGCCGAGGCCAGCGGGAGTTGATCATTGGCGATCGACAAACGGGTAAAACAGCAGTGGCAATTGATACAATTATCAACCAGAAGGGTAAGAGCCTATTCTGCGTTTACGTCGCAATTGGGCAGAAGGCGTCAACCGTAGCTAACGTGGTTCGAAAGCTTGAGGAACATGGCGCAATGGAATACACCATTGTTGTTGCCGCAACGGCGTCTGAATCTGCCGCCATGCAATATATCGCGCCTTATTCTGGCTGCACGATGGGAGAGTACTTCCGAGATCGCGGTCAGGACGCCTTGATTGTTTATGACGATTTAACGAAACAAGCTTGGGCATATCGACAGATATCTTTGCTGCTCAGACGCCCTCCCGGACGTGAGGCTTATCCTGGGGACGTATTCTACCTTCACTCTCGCCTGCTTGAGCGAGCAGCCCGGGTGTCAACCAAGTGGGTAGAACGGCATACGAACGGAGAAGTTAAGGGTAAAACTGGATCGCTCACAGCATTGCCGATCATTGAGACTCAAGCAGGGGATGTGTCCGCATTTGTGCCGACAAACGTAATCTCGATTACGGATGGTCAGATTTTTTTAGAAACAGATTTGTTTAATGCTGGAATTAGGCCCGCGATTAATGCTGGTGTTTCTGTCTCACGAGTGGGTGGTGCGGCTCAAACCAAAATTATGAAGCGAAAGGATACTGGGGGTGGTGTGCGTCTAGCGCTTGCACAGTATCGAGAGCTTGCGGCTTTTGCTCAGTTTGCTTCTGATCTGGATGAAGCAACCCGGAGGCAGTTGGAACGAGGACAAATGGTTACTGAACTTATGAAACAGCCTCAGTATCAACCAATGCAAGTTTGGGAAATGGCCGTTACTTTGTTCGCGGCGAACAATGACGTTTTTGATGACATTGACGTTGGTAAAGCTCTAGCGGCTGAAAAATCAATGAGAGATTTTCTTAAGAGTAAAAATGCGGCGCTTATCGCTCGTATTGACGAATCTAAGAATCTCACGAAAGAAGATGAGGAAGCGCTTAAATCGGCAATCCAAGACTGGAAGGCGTCTGGCACGTACTAA
- the atpB gene encoding F0F1 ATP synthase subunit A, with amino-acid sequence MATSGAQTSGEYISHHLHNLHVGHGFWSLHLDTLIVSGLLGLLAFGGMMLLARKASSGIPTGAQNCVEMVVSLVNDQVKDTFHAKSDLVTPLAITIFIWVFLMNAMDLIPVDFLPLVASSAGVEYLKVVPTTDPNLTFGMSIAVFFIMIAMNLKFKGVRGLVKEALTVPFGKYLFPVNLLFRIIEDLAKPISLALRLFGNMYAGEMVFILLAVWMGASYWWVPAGVLLSLGWALFHILIITLQAFVFMMLTVVYMSMAAERH; translated from the coding sequence ATGGCCACATCGGGAGCACAAACATCGGGCGAATATATTTCCCATCATTTGCATAATCTGCATGTGGGGCATGGATTTTGGAGCTTACACCTGGATACACTCATTGTCTCTGGGTTGTTAGGGCTGCTCGCTTTTGGTGGGATGATGCTCTTGGCGAGAAAAGCTAGTAGCGGCATACCAACTGGAGCGCAAAATTGTGTTGAGATGGTAGTTTCTCTCGTAAATGATCAAGTTAAAGATACTTTTCATGCGAAAAGTGACTTAGTTACACCGTTAGCGATCACGATATTTATTTGGGTGTTTTTAATGAACGCTATGGACTTAATACCGGTGGATTTCTTGCCCTTAGTGGCTTCTTCTGCCGGAGTAGAATACCTCAAAGTCGTTCCAACTACGGATCCAAATCTGACCTTCGGAATGTCTATAGCGGTTTTTTTCATAATGATCGCTATGAATTTAAAATTTAAAGGGGTAAGAGGGCTAGTCAAAGAAGCGCTAACTGTTCCTTTTGGAAAGTATTTGTTTCCGGTAAATTTGCTTTTTCGAATTATTGAGGACCTTGCAAAGCCAATATCCCTCGCCCTTCGATTGTTTGGAAATATGTATGCGGGAGAGATGGTCTTTATTTTGCTCGCCGTTTGGATGGGCGCGTCCTATTGGTGGGTTCCAGCTGGGGTGTTACTTAGCCTCGGTTGGGCGCTCTTCCATATTTTAATTATTACTTTGCAAGCCTTTGTATTCATGATGTTGACAGTGGTTTATATGAGCATGGCGGCTGAGAGGCATTAA
- the atpG gene encoding F0F1 ATP synthase subunit gamma, which yields MAGTKEIRTKIKSVQNTRKITKAMEMVAASKMRRAQERIRAARPFALKIRSVAANISNANPEYRHPFLTERDTVKRAAMIVVTTDKGLCGALNTNVLRMALAQYKEWQEEGEEIDVCCIGSKGVGFMQRLGANIVAEVSGLGDTPRMETILGAVKVVLDGYNEDRFDRVVLFYNKFINTMKQEPTVEQLLPVKGESLGVPDGAWDYIYEPDAKEVLDQVLNRYIEAVVYQSVAESMSSEQSARMVAMKSASDNAATLIDELTLVYNKSRQAAITQELSEIVSGAAAV from the coding sequence ATGGCAGGCACTAAGGAAATACGAACAAAAATCAAGAGTGTTCAGAACACTCGGAAGATTACTAAAGCCATGGAAATGGTGGCCGCATCAAAGATGAGGAGAGCTCAGGAAAGAATACGTGCCGCGAGACCATTTGCTTTAAAAATACGTTCCGTCGCGGCCAACATATCGAACGCGAATCCCGAGTATCGGCATCCATTTCTAACGGAAAGAGACACGGTTAAAAGGGCAGCGATGATTGTCGTAACAACTGACAAGGGGCTGTGTGGCGCGCTTAATACAAACGTTTTAAGAATGGCCCTGGCGCAATATAAAGAGTGGCAAGAAGAGGGAGAGGAAATCGACGTTTGTTGTATCGGTAGCAAAGGAGTCGGTTTTATGCAGCGCCTCGGAGCAAATATTGTCGCAGAGGTGAGCGGATTAGGCGATACACCTAGGATGGAAACGATATTAGGTGCAGTTAAAGTAGTGCTGGATGGTTACAACGAAGATCGATTTGATAGGGTTGTCCTTTTTTATAACAAATTCATAAACACTATGAAACAAGAGCCGACAGTTGAGCAGCTTCTACCTGTTAAGGGTGAAAGTCTCGGTGTTCCTGATGGTGCGTGGGACTATATTTACGAGCCGGATGCTAAAGAGGTTCTTGATCAAGTGTTGAATCGTTACATTGAGGCGGTTGTTTATCAATCTGTCGCTGAAAGTATGTCGTCGGAGCAATCAGCGAGAATGGTAGCTATGAAGTCTGCGTCCGACAATGCTGCCACACTCATAGATGAATTAACTCTTGTTTATAACAAATCGCGCCAAGCCGCAATTACGCAAGAGCTATCTGAGATTGTTAGCGGTGCGGCAGCAGTTTAA